One window of the Dermatophagoides farinae isolate YC_2012a unplaced genomic scaffold, ASM2471394v1 contig6, whole genome shotgun sequence genome contains the following:
- the LOC142598076 gene encoding uncharacterized protein LOC142598076 yields the protein METIASKGPSSINQVRAEIETLANASVFYSGFFIQLTNKSTHKKVETVSIKEIVKDSSNLYCPAKKENRENSTQKKIAKLPILSHEKQILEAITQNSVTIIVAETGSGKTTQLPQIIYKHLLSNRNLSNSRYNKPLIVCTQPRRIAAINVATTVSNNLGFELGREVGYSVRFDDKTSWSTRIKFATDAYLVREAMTDPYFSVYDYIIIDEAHERSVSSDLLLSLLKITMVKKPTLKIIITSATLDIKAFIDFFPKANILNIPGRAFPVDVTHYPFTPKDFIAAAVQELFNIHLNQTYNVDQPSDILVFLTGIDDIFTFNYLVYQKFRSFENSSTKISPLILVPVISFLSKEDQSHIFKQFKFRKCVVATNIAETSITVVGIKYVVDCGYVKTMKYNSKLRVNSLCLEPCTKSASKQRAGRAGRMGHGYCQRLFTQEDFLLMQDAAKPKILCTNIESIILILLNLNIKNIFEHAMINRPNDDNLARALYNLYFIGLLSSKGELTMCGRFASKFPVLPEHSRFILEGVKLGVAEDVIVIVSTLQIDIQVVEYSN from the exons ATGGAAACTATCGCTTCGAAAGGCCCTagttcaatcaatcaagtaCGAGCAGAAATAGAAACTTTGGCAAATGCTTCTGTCTTTTATTCTGGATTTTTTATACAACTCACTAATAAAAGTACACATAAAAAAGTAGAGACCGTATCTATTAAAGAGATTGTAAAAGACTCGTCAAATTTATATTGCCCggcaaaaaaagaaaatagagaaaactcaacccaaaaaaaaattgctaaGTTACCAATTTTATCTCACGAGAAACAAATTCTGGAGGCTATTACACAAAATTCAGTCACAATTATTGTTGCTGAAACGGGCAGTGGTAAAACCACACAACTACCACAAATAATATACAAACATCTGCTTTCAAATCGTAATTTAAGTAATTCGAGGTACAACAAACCGTTAATTGTGTGTACTCAACCAAGAAGAATAGCTGCTATAAACGTAGCTACCACAGTTTCTAACAACTTAGGTTTCGAGTTAGGTAGAGAAGTCGGTTATTCGGTAAGATTCGACGATAAAACTTCGTGGTCGACTCGAATAAAATTTGCAACTGACGCATACTTAGTTAGAGAAGCTATGACAGACCcttatttttctgtttacgactatatcattatcgatgaagCGCATGAACGCTCTGTTTCAAGCGATCTTCTATTATCGCTGTTGAAAATAACAATGGTAAAGAAACCCacattaaaaattattataacaaGTGCAACATTAGATATCAAAGCttttatagatttttttcccaaagcTAATATTTTAAACATTCCAGGACGAGCATTTCCTGTTGATGTTACTCATTATCCCTTCACTCCTAAGGATTTCATTGCAGCAGCCGTACAAGAATTATTtaatattcatttaaatcaGACGTATAACGTAGATCAACCTTCTGACATATTAGTATTTTTAACCGGTATCGATGACATATTTACGTTCAACTATCTAGTATACCAAAAATTTCGATCGTTCGAAAATAGTTCAACAAAGATTTCTCCCTTAATATTGGTGCCAGTGATTAGTTTTCTTTCGAAAGAAGATCAATCACACATTTTCAAACAGTTCAAGTTTCGCAAATGCGTTGTTGCAACAAACATTGCCGAAACTTCTATTACAGTTGTCGGAATCAAATATGTAGTCGACTGTGGATATGttaaaacaatgaaatataaTTCTAAGTTAAGAGTTAATTCCCTATGTCTTGAACCGTGCACAAAAAGTGCCTCTAAACAACGAGCGGGCAGAGCTGGGCGTATGGGCCACGGATATTGTCAACGATTATTTACTCAAGAAGATTTCCTACTTATGCAAGACGCAGCGAAACCAAAAATTTTATGTACTAATATTGAATCTATCATATTGATATTGCtcaatttgaatattaaaaatattttcgaaCATGCAATGATCAACCGACCtaacgatgataatttagCTCGTGCTTTGTACAATCTTTATTTTATCGGTCTTTTAAGCTCCAAAGGAGAATTAACTATGTGTGGTCGATTTGCGTCAAAGTTTCCAGTTTTACCAGAGCATTCTCGGTTTATTTTAGAAGGTGTTAAATTAGGAGTCGCAGAGGATGTCATTGTGATCGTTTCTACTTTGCAG ATTGATATTCAAGTAGTTGAATATAGTAAttag
- the LOC142598077 gene encoding ribonucleoside-diphosphate reductase small chain-like, giving the protein MCEKQEACFWTAEEIDLYGDLRDWNNLNENEKSFIKYVLAFFAASDGIVLENIGRRFFLEFQVPEIRDFYAFQLAMENIHSETYSLLIDCYLQSNLQEQIKIFRAINHIKAVESKALWALKWINNENSIAERLLAFCAVEGILFSGSFCAIFWMKKRGLLPGLTFSNELISRDEGMHTEFGALLYNSLENRLPENEAHQIILEALDVERKFILEALTIDLIGMNSKLMIQYLEYVSDRLLKDLGYNSIFNSENPFSWMELISIQGKTNFFEKRVSDYQLAGATSIDLHNKFDQNAEF; this is encoded by the coding sequence ATGTGTGAGAAACAAGAAGCTTGTTTTTGGACGGCTGAAGAAATAGATTTGTATGGAGACCTGCGTGATTggaataatttgaatgagaacgaaaaaagtttcattaaATATGTGCTGGCGTTTTTTGCAGCAAGTGACGGAATCGTTTTAGAAAACATTGGACGTCGTTTTTTCCTCGAGTTTCAAGTCCCTGAAATTAGAGATTTCTACGCATTTCAGTTGGCGATGGAAAATATCCACTCTGAAACGTACAGTTTGCtgattgattgttatttGCAATCCAATCTGCaagaacaaataaaaatttttcgagcTATAAACCATATTAAAGCCGTTGAATCAAAAGCGCTTTGGGCTTTAAAGTGGATTAATAATGAGAACTCAATCGCTGAACGCTTGCTAGCGTTCTGTGCAGTCGAGGGAATTTTGTTTAGCGGTTCTTTTTGCGCCATTTTCTGGATGAAAAAACGCGGTCTGCTTCCTGGTTTGACGTTTAGTAACGAACTGATTTCGAGAGACGAAGGCATGCACACAGAGTTTGGCGCACTTCTTTACAATTCGTTGGAAAATCGATTACCAGAGAATGAAGCTCACCAGATCATTTTAGAAGCTTTAGACGTCGAACGTAAATTCATTTTAGAAGCATTGACTATCGATTTAATtggaatgaattcaaaactAATGATTCAATATCTCGAATATGTCAGCGATAGACTTTTAAAAGATCTGGGATACAACTCAATTTTCAACTCTGAAAATCCGTTCTCCTGGATGGAGTTGATTTCAATCCAaggaaaaacaaacttttttgaaaaaagagTCAGTGACTACCAGTTGGCAGGTGCTACGTCTATAGATTTACACAacaaatttgatcaaaatgcTGAATTCTAA